Below is a window of Spelaeicoccus albus DNA.
CACGGCCACCACGAACGCCGGGTCGCCCACCGTCAACGATCCGTACCGGTGCGAGACCGCGACGGCATCGGCCGGATGCCGGGTCAGGCAGTCTTCAACGAGCCGGCGCAGCACCGTCTCCGCGGTCGGGTGGGCTTCATAGTCAAGACGGACGACGTGCCGGTCCTGGTCGTGATTGCGCACCACGCCGCAAAAGGTCACGACAGCACCCAGTCCGGGCCCTTCGACGAGGGCCGAATGCGATGCGGCGTCCAGCGGCTCGTCGACGACGGCGGCGCGCTTGACGGCGCTCACGGTCCGACCACCCGGACCGCGTCACCGGCTGCGTCGACGACGTCCCCGGGGTGGAGCTGGCGGCCGCGCCGGTCTTCCGTGTGCCCGTTGACGCTCACGCGGCCGTCCGCCAAGAACATCTTGGCTTCACTGCCGTCACCGATGAATCCTGCCAGTTTGAGCAGTTGCCCCAGCCGAATCGCCGAATCGCGGATTTGGACCTCGCGCGGGCCTGCCATATCGTGTCCCTCCCATTGAACGTCGCCGGGCACGCGAGCGTCCGGCACGGCAGACGGACCACCGGCCAGTACCGAGTTCCAGTGCACCCGGCCGAGCACCCATGCTCCGACGGGGTGTCGGTAGCTGCTGCGTCCGTCGATTGTCGACGACTCCAGATATACCGCACGCAAGCGCTCGTCCGCGCCGCAGGCATCACTCGTCAGTACTGCAACGTCAACGGCCGGTTCGAGGGCCTGGGCATGCTTGATAGCGTTCTCGACGTCGTCCGCGGCGAACACCGCCTCGTATCCGGGCGCCCGGACGCCGTCCGCATGCGTGAGAATGGCCGCCGCGAAGGCTTTGTCGCGCGAGCGATACCGGGGCTTGGCACTGCGCGGACGTTTTGCTCGCAGCCCGCTCGACATCAGGATGCGCACCATCGAGCGCGTGCCGACCCGTTCGGCCCCGGCATCGACGAGCGCGGCAAGTTGAGCGGCAGGCACGTCATAGTGGTCTCCGTCGAACGCGCGGGCCGGGATTCCGGTCGCGCCGGCAAATCGGTGCAGTTCGGCCATCGACCGGTCCGACACGAGGTGCGACCATTCGGTGCCGTGGGCCGGCCACAGCGGTTCATCGATGAAAATGCCCACGCCCCCATTATCGCAGGGACTCAACCGTTGCCGCGCGCAGTTCCGGGCGAAACGCTCGGATCACCGTTCGCGCCGTCCATCACGGCCGTCAGTAGTCCGGGCAGCGCGCCGCCCGCCGCATACGCGCCAAAATAGCCGGTCACGTAGCCGGCGAACGCCGAGCCGGCTCGCCAGTATTCAACGGACAGGGTGCCGGTGCCGACCAGAACGGTGCGGATGTCCGGCGGCGCTCCGACGGCGACGTGCAGGGCGTCGTCCGCACATGCCGGAAGGGGACGCGGCTGGGAGCCGGGGGGTGCCCAGTCGACGTCCCCGGCCGACGGACCGTGCTGCGGATTGAAAAAACACGGCGGACGGCGCGCGGGCAGCTGCTTGCCGCTCAGCCGAGCGCGAACGCACATCACCGAATAGCGCCCCCGTTCCAGGCATTCGGTGACACGGCGGATCTCAGCGGGTCCCGAGGCCTTGGCCAGCAGCGTGGCCGCGGCGTCGAGTGATTCGCGTGCGCTGTCGTATTCGCGCTGCGTGCCGGCCGACAGCATGCCGATGGCGGGGGCGTCCCGAAGCTCGGCGAGTTCGTGGGCGAACTCCTTGATGTCGTCTTCGGCGGCAGCGCTGACCAGCCCCAGGTCGATTGCGCGGCGGGCCGCGGCGTGCCTGGCGTTCCGCCAGTAGATCCCCACGATGAGGAGCCCGAGCAGTACGAGCACCACAATGAGAACCGCCACCACTTCTGACTCCTTTGCCCGTCGACTCACACCATTTTCGCGCGACAGTCTGAGCGAGGCCTGGGAGCGGGCGTCACAATTCGGACGAAGCCTCCCAGCCGCCGACTCCGGCCGCGGACGTCGCCGCATCGATCTCCGCCAGTTCGGCTTCCGTGAACTCGGTATTGTCCAGCGCGCCGAGATTTTCCTTCAGTTGCCCCACACTGGAGGCGCCGATGACGGCAGACGTCACGGTCGGCGTGCGCAGCACCCACGCCAGGGCCAGCTGCGCGAGTGTTTGTCCGCGGCGGGTGGCGATGTCGTTCAGGGCGCGCACGGCGTCCA
It encodes the following:
- a CDS encoding molybdenum cofactor biosynthesis protein MoaE, with translation MSAVKRAAVVDEPLDAASHSALVEGPGLGAVVTFCGVVRNHDQDRHVVRLDYEAHPTAETVLRRLVEDCLTRHPADAVAVSHRYGSLTVGDPAFVVAVSSAHRREAFDCAEAIVEVVKTELPMWKHQTFGDGTSEWVASA
- a CDS encoding DUF4031 domain-containing protein, which gives rise to MGIFIDEPLWPAHGTEWSHLVSDRSMAELHRFAGATGIPARAFDGDHYDVPAAQLAALVDAGAERVGTRSMVRILMSSGLRAKRPRSAKPRYRSRDKAFAAAILTHADGVRAPGYEAVFAADDVENAIKHAQALEPAVDVAVLTSDACGADERLRAVYLESSTIDGRSSYRHPVGAWVLGRVHWNSVLAGGPSAVPDARVPGDVQWEGHDMAGPREVQIRDSAIRLGQLLKLAGFIGDGSEAKMFLADGRVSVNGHTEDRRGRQLHPGDVVDAAGDAVRVVGP